Proteins co-encoded in one Bremerella sp. TYQ1 genomic window:
- a CDS encoding carboxypeptidase regulatory-like domain-containing protein: MPSKYALSVPFRSLAVLLTIALCGLVGCSKGAGPDLGYVEGVVTLDGKPLDGAEVSFEPKDGRPSIAIADPSGHYVLKFTGSRNGAAIGAHVVRITSARGSSGGEGDGPLVKARPELLPAKYHAKSTLTAEVAAGNNEIDFDLTSK, translated from the coding sequence ATGCCATCCAAATATGCGTTATCCGTTCCGTTTCGTTCCTTGGCCGTATTGCTGACGATCGCGTTATGCGGACTCGTCGGTTGTTCCAAGGGGGCTGGTCCTGACTTAGGTTATGTCGAAGGAGTTGTTACGCTCGACGGCAAGCCGCTGGACGGAGCTGAAGTTTCGTTCGAGCCGAAGGATGGTCGTCCTTCGATTGCCATCGCTGACCCAAGCGGCCACTACGTCTTGAAGTTCACCGGCTCGCGCAACGGTGCTGCCATTGGCGCACATGTGGTGCGAATCACGTCGGCTCGCGGTTCAAGTGGTGGTGAAGGAGACGGCCCATTGGTGAAGGCCCGACCGGAACTGTTGCCGGCGAAATACCATGCGAAGTCGACGTTAACGGCCGAGGTCGCTGCCGGCAACAACGAGATTGATTTCGATTTGACGTCGAAATAA
- a CDS encoding glucoamylase family protein, protein MQRRCYQYFLEAVDPETQLVADRAATDGSSYSRHASSAACGFGLAAHSVAAQYDWIPRDEIKQRVRTMLHSLATRAAHENGFVYHFFDTQSGERALRSEASTVDTALMLAGALTASVAFRDDSEIGRLANELYQRVDWTWMLGDNGCLHMGYMPEIGRLPQQWDHFSEHLILQLLAIGAPSNPIPPSSWNAWRREPMLSLNGSDFLSYPPLFVHQYPMAFFNFQNFRSPGGRNYWQNAVTAHKAHIAFLTSLAERYPQKLGHYGADLWGITSSDSSTGYRDWGGPYKKDRIEPDRGIDGTLVPSAAAGALAAVPEQALHTLEYQKQHFGSKVYGRYGFVNAFNPATGWVGSDVIGIDTGISLLMAENMLTGSVWEMFMQHPAATRGLHLAGFTPTNSTVLTSK, encoded by the coding sequence ATGCAGCGACGTTGCTACCAATACTTCTTGGAAGCGGTCGATCCTGAAACGCAACTCGTCGCCGATCGCGCGGCGACTGACGGAAGCTCTTATAGTCGACACGCAAGTAGCGCCGCGTGTGGTTTCGGGCTCGCGGCCCACTCTGTCGCCGCGCAGTACGATTGGATTCCGCGAGACGAAATCAAACAACGCGTGCGAACCATGCTCCATAGCCTGGCTACGCGTGCCGCTCACGAGAACGGATTCGTCTACCACTTTTTCGATACGCAGTCGGGTGAACGCGCCCTGCGTTCGGAAGCATCGACCGTCGACACAGCGCTGATGCTTGCCGGAGCGTTGACTGCGTCAGTGGCATTTCGCGATGACTCCGAGATCGGCAGGCTGGCCAACGAGCTTTACCAGCGTGTCGATTGGACTTGGATGCTCGGCGACAATGGCTGTCTGCACATGGGTTACATGCCGGAAATCGGCAGGTTGCCTCAGCAGTGGGATCACTTCAGCGAACATCTGATTCTGCAGCTTCTTGCCATCGGTGCGCCATCCAACCCAATTCCACCATCGTCGTGGAATGCATGGCGACGTGAACCGATGCTTTCGCTCAACGGCAGCGACTTCCTAAGCTACCCACCGTTGTTCGTGCATCAGTATCCAATGGCGTTCTTCAACTTCCAGAACTTCCGTTCGCCTGGGGGTCGTAACTATTGGCAGAACGCCGTAACGGCTCATAAGGCACACATCGCCTTTTTGACCAGCCTGGCCGAACGTTATCCGCAAAAGCTGGGACATTACGGTGCCGACTTGTGGGGGATCACCAGCAGCGATAGCTCGACCGGCTATCGCGATTGGGGTGGCCCTTACAAAAAGGATCGTATCGAACCTGATCGCGGGATCGACGGAACGCTTGTCCCAAGCGCCGCAGCAGGTGCCTTGGCCGCCGTTCCAGAGCAAGCGCTGCATACGTTGGAGTATCAGAAGCAGCACTTCGGCTCGAAGGTTTACGGACGCTACGGTTTCGTCAATGCATTCAATCCAGCCACCGGTTGGGTCGGTTCAGACGTGATCGGTATCGATACCGGGATCTCGCTGCTGATGGCCGAAAATATGCTCACCGGCAGTGTGTGGGAAATGTTTATGCAGCATCCCGCCGCCACACGAGGTTTGCATCTGGCAGGGTTTACGCCGACCAATTCGACCGTGCTGACGAGCAAGTAG
- a CDS encoding reverse transcriptase family protein, with translation MHSRKLLAATLASAFVGGPVETDALVEHVRVLLLDKRKQRWLKPLVKRFVQASSVGPRPRQPQVEAFLLADYGFLKAYHKNHIRLSGALAPSPVMSSTIESITSSDRISLITPAELARWLDLPIRELDWFADRRGWEAKHANAKLQHYRYLTFAKPSGETRLVEAPKSRLKGIQRRINTDILNHVRPHEAAHGFRAGHSVRSFAEPHVGKRVVLKLDLRNFFPSIRAAQIHAIFRSIGYPDAVASLLTGLCTNTTPSEIWEERLPLALDFPMYERPHLPQGAPTSPALANLAAYRLDARLGGLAKSAGANYTRYADDLAFSGNTPFERVVRRFADHVAATVMEEGFFVHHRKTRIMPQGVRQRIAGVIVNEHLNVDRRTYDRLKAVLTNCIRLGPDSQNVDAHEHYRHHLEGQVSWVESINPQRGQRLRELSNRIMW, from the coding sequence ATGCATTCTCGAAAGCTGCTTGCCGCTACTTTAGCATCTGCCTTTGTCGGTGGCCCAGTTGAAACTGACGCGCTTGTCGAGCACGTTCGCGTTTTGCTTCTCGACAAACGCAAACAGCGATGGCTCAAGCCATTGGTCAAACGTTTCGTCCAAGCATCTTCCGTCGGACCACGTCCGCGCCAACCTCAAGTCGAAGCATTTCTTCTGGCAGACTATGGCTTCCTCAAGGCATACCACAAGAATCACATACGCCTATCCGGAGCATTAGCCCCCTCGCCGGTTATGTCCTCAACAATCGAGAGCATAACCTCTTCGGATCGCATTTCCCTTATCACGCCGGCGGAGTTAGCGCGATGGCTGGACCTGCCAATTCGAGAGCTCGATTGGTTTGCCGATCGTCGCGGCTGGGAAGCAAAACATGCGAACGCAAAGCTACAACATTATCGCTATCTAACGTTCGCCAAGCCTTCGGGAGAGACACGTTTAGTAGAAGCTCCCAAATCCAGACTGAAAGGCATACAACGTCGAATTAACACCGACATCCTGAATCACGTTCGGCCGCATGAAGCAGCCCATGGATTTCGAGCTGGCCATTCGGTCCGATCCTTTGCCGAACCTCACGTTGGAAAGCGTGTGGTGCTGAAGCTCGACCTTCGCAATTTCTTTCCATCGATCCGTGCCGCTCAGATTCACGCCATCTTTCGCTCTATCGGCTACCCCGATGCCGTTGCCAGCCTGCTGACCGGGCTCTGTACCAACACGACTCCATCGGAAATCTGGGAAGAGCGGTTGCCCCTAGCGTTAGACTTCCCAATGTATGAACGACCTCATCTTCCTCAAGGGGCGCCTACCTCTCCGGCCCTCGCAAACCTGGCTGCCTATCGACTGGACGCCCGTCTTGGTGGACTCGCCAAGTCGGCTGGTGCCAACTATACCAGGTATGCCGACGACTTAGCGTTTTCCGGGAATACCCCCTTCGAGAGAGTTGTCCGGCGGTTTGCCGATCATGTTGCAGCTACGGTGATGGAAGAAGGTTTCTTCGTTCATCACCGCAAGACACGCATCATGCCCCAAGGCGTTCGTCAGCGGATTGCCGGCGTTATCGTCAATGAGCACCTGAATGTCGATCGGCGTACATACGACCGATTGAAGGCCGTGCTTACCAACTGTATTCGGCTAGGTCCCGATTCGCAGAATGTCGATGCCCACGAACATTATCGCCACCACCTGGAAGGACAGGTTTCCTGGGTCGAATCGATCAATCCACAGCGAGGCCAACGGTTGCGTGAGTTGTCAAATCGAATTATGTGGTAG
- a CDS encoding DUF1559 domain-containing protein — protein sequence MTSSISCRSHRGFTLVELLVVIAIIGVLIALLLPAVQQAREAARRMQCSNNLKQLGLAMHNYHDTFQSFPSGYIHISTSDNKGHWTWSALILPYVELGNVSDVLQVGRVNASDALTANQAVMQGSYDAFRCPSDTGPDVSNTSKCAGCAIENAGGTNLGLSKTNYVAVNNSAYVRANQATNFANGTTGATGIFYRDSDTRMRDITDGTSNTLMVAERCYVLNGEWFGASEMFATRDKNGSGPDHQLHPDAANYDQGLFRTLCTSIFSPNIVIGSTTSTNVNRNHGISSLHPGGAQAVLADGSVRFLTETIPSDTDGQTDTIMEYLGNMQDGQVIGEF from the coding sequence ATGACGTCCTCTATTTCTTGTCGTAGCCACCGCGGTTTTACCCTGGTGGAACTGTTGGTTGTGATCGCGATTATTGGTGTGCTGATCGCGCTTCTACTGCCGGCCGTACAACAGGCTCGCGAAGCAGCTCGGCGCATGCAATGCTCGAACAACTTGAAGCAGCTTGGCCTCGCGATGCACAACTATCACGATACGTTTCAGTCGTTTCCTTCAGGCTACATTCATATTTCGACGTCCGACAACAAGGGGCACTGGACCTGGTCGGCGTTGATTTTGCCATACGTCGAATTGGGGAACGTTTCGGACGTGCTGCAGGTTGGACGCGTGAATGCTTCCGATGCGTTGACCGCCAACCAGGCCGTTATGCAAGGAAGTTACGATGCATTTCGGTGCCCTTCCGATACCGGTCCTGATGTTAGCAACACCTCCAAATGTGCCGGGTGCGCGATTGAGAATGCCGGGGGCACGAACTTGGGGCTTTCGAAAACGAACTACGTGGCGGTGAATAACTCGGCGTACGTGCGAGCCAATCAGGCCACCAATTTTGCGAACGGAACGACAGGCGCGACAGGCATCTTCTATCGCGACAGCGATACTCGTATGCGAGACATCACCGATGGTACAAGCAATACGCTGATGGTTGCCGAACGCTGTTATGTGCTTAATGGCGAATGGTTCGGCGCGAGTGAAATGTTCGCCACGCGTGACAAAAACGGAAGCGGCCCCGATCATCAGTTGCATCCAGACGCGGCAAACTACGATCAAGGGTTGTTCCGTACGCTTTGCACGTCGATCTTTTCGCCAAACATCGTCATTGGTTCGACCACGTCGACCAACGTGAATCGTAACCACGGTATTTCCAGTCTGCATCCTGGCGGGGCTCAAGCGGTGCTCGCCGATGGATCGGTTCGCTTTCTAACGGAGACTATTCCGAGCGACACCGATGGGCAGACCGACACCATCATGGAGTACCTCGGCAATATGCAAGATGGTCAGGTGATCGGCGAATTTTAA
- a CDS encoding right-handed parallel beta-helix repeat-containing protein, with protein MLKFSLAVCLSLTLFSLSHAATYHVLPEATGTNDGTSWENAYGPSQLQSTVDTLKPGDLLLIGSGTYEGVSLKISCQGEPQNPIIIRGHNSGAGLPVLKSSWTIDDPTKGATAIQLGEKVSHLSISQVQIDGYKMGIVAHPCKTVESRNHIFFREIDIRNCRHGFYLSDCDDLSLEACRLVRYSKHGFRFEQGCDRVQLKNCVADCSEADAEWEKKTELFPFGFNINNGGTPNTQFHLEDCTAANNMMPLQKKRYKNGDGFVMEGNTQDVSLVRCKAIRNQDGGYDLKVDDISLKDCIGIGNGRQVRIWTTGTLENCYFGYGGTGLWNNGGPLSVNQCTFYKLGVAAMTDDKAKQKITLSNCVIADCTKTYKKTASGGGVILDDTLVEEADSSPSNDAKPATRPVPEWDGVGSPTAPETISGKGYQPLP; from the coding sequence ATGCTGAAGTTCTCGCTTGCTGTTTGTTTGTCACTGACGCTGTTTTCTCTTTCCCATGCCGCGACCTATCATGTATTGCCGGAGGCTACTGGAACCAACGATGGTACAAGCTGGGAAAATGCGTACGGACCATCGCAACTACAATCGACGGTCGATACGCTTAAACCAGGGGATCTGCTGCTGATTGGTAGTGGTACCTACGAAGGCGTCTCGTTGAAAATCTCTTGCCAAGGTGAACCACAAAACCCGATTATAATTCGGGGTCACAACTCTGGGGCAGGGCTACCTGTTTTGAAGAGTAGCTGGACGATTGACGATCCCACGAAGGGAGCAACAGCGATTCAGCTTGGCGAAAAGGTGTCCCATCTTTCAATCAGCCAAGTCCAAATTGATGGTTACAAAATGGGTATCGTTGCCCATCCCTGTAAGACGGTCGAATCACGCAACCACATTTTCTTTCGTGAGATCGATATCCGGAATTGTCGGCATGGATTTTATCTTAGCGACTGCGATGACCTATCGCTCGAAGCGTGTCGCTTAGTTCGCTACAGCAAGCACGGATTTCGCTTTGAACAGGGATGCGATCGTGTCCAGTTAAAGAACTGCGTCGCTGATTGCTCCGAAGCGGATGCCGAGTGGGAAAAGAAGACCGAGCTGTTTCCCTTCGGCTTCAATATTAACAATGGTGGCACGCCCAACACGCAGTTTCATCTGGAAGACTGCACCGCGGCGAACAACATGATGCCCCTGCAAAAGAAGCGGTACAAAAATGGCGATGGCTTCGTCATGGAAGGCAACACACAAGATGTCTCGCTCGTACGTTGTAAAGCGATTCGCAATCAGGATGGCGGATACGATTTGAAGGTCGATGACATTTCGCTGAAGGATTGCATCGGAATTGGCAACGGCCGCCAGGTTCGCATCTGGACGACCGGGACCCTTGAAAATTGCTACTTCGGCTACGGTGGCACCGGCCTCTGGAACAACGGCGGCCCTTTGTCGGTCAATCAGTGTACTTTCTACAAGCTTGGCGTTGCTGCGATGACCGACGACAAAGCGAAACAGAAAATTACGCTGTCGAATTGCGTGATCGCCGATTGCACAAAGACCTACAAGAAGACGGCCAGTGGTGGCGGAGTAATCCTGGACGACACTCTCGTGGAAGAGGCAGACAGCTCTCCTTCTAACGATGCCAAGCCGGCCACACGCCCAGTCCCAGAATGGGATGGTGTTGGATCGCCAACTGCTCCGGAAACAATATCTGGCAAGGGTTATCAGCCGTTACCGTAA
- a CDS encoding MFS transporter — MTEQTVTDSVEDSSESHSHSAEEPGVHLSLTVLLAATVGLVVGNLYYAQPLLPLIASELGLTEAQVGGAATLGMLAQAGGMLFLLPLGDIYDRRPFILASVGSSILSLLAVSTSNGIVWFSVACFVLGLSTIGTHMTISLAASLAHERQRGFVVGTVFGGLLTGLLMSRALSGLLGSIWGWRPVYYLAAGMLSVLFLLLWVKLPKSAPQSRLTYPQLLQSMGTLLRNEPVLRAACVYGSASFAGFGAFWVTLAFHLEQPPMEYGSDVAGMLGLLAIVGAIAAGPVGKLADKVGAVYIQGPSLLLTFVSFVGMGLWGTSLWVLAIGVILMDLGMQAVHVCNQSRIYSLIPEARNRLGAVYVVTYFLGGSVGSAIGVWAWTRWGWTGVCFSASTFLFIALASFAAQRIKHRSQQISSDSDPQPASCSHRG, encoded by the coding sequence ATGACGGAGCAAACGGTCACGGATTCCGTAGAAGACTCTTCCGAGAGCCATTCCCACAGCGCAGAGGAACCCGGCGTTCACCTGTCGCTGACAGTACTTCTCGCTGCCACGGTCGGCTTAGTTGTCGGGAATCTTTATTACGCCCAACCACTGTTGCCATTGATTGCCAGCGAACTTGGCTTGACGGAAGCTCAAGTGGGAGGCGCGGCAACATTAGGCATGTTGGCACAAGCTGGCGGCATGTTATTTCTTTTGCCGTTAGGCGATATCTATGATCGACGGCCGTTTATCCTGGCTTCAGTAGGCTCTTCCATTCTTTCTCTGCTGGCTGTTTCGACGTCTAACGGCATCGTTTGGTTTTCGGTGGCTTGCTTCGTACTAGGGCTTTCGACTATCGGTACCCACATGACGATATCGCTGGCAGCAAGCCTTGCTCATGAGCGTCAGCGAGGGTTTGTCGTTGGTACTGTTTTCGGCGGACTCCTGACAGGCCTCCTCATGTCGCGAGCTTTAAGCGGGCTGCTCGGTTCGATATGGGGCTGGCGTCCTGTTTACTATCTTGCCGCCGGAATGCTTTCCGTCTTGTTCTTATTGCTGTGGGTGAAACTTCCCAAGTCTGCCCCCCAATCTCGACTGACCTATCCGCAGCTACTGCAATCGATGGGAACGCTTTTGCGAAACGAACCGGTCCTACGCGCCGCGTGCGTTTATGGAAGTGCTTCGTTTGCTGGGTTCGGTGCATTTTGGGTGACACTTGCGTTTCACCTCGAACAACCACCGATGGAATATGGCAGCGATGTCGCCGGCATGCTGGGACTCTTAGCGATCGTCGGCGCGATTGCGGCAGGGCCAGTTGGGAAACTAGCAGACAAAGTTGGCGCTGTTTATATCCAAGGGCCATCTCTTTTGCTTACCTTCGTGTCCTTCGTAGGTATGGGCCTATGGGGAACATCGCTATGGGTGCTCGCCATTGGTGTCATCTTAATGGACTTGGGGATGCAGGCCGTTCACGTTTGCAATCAGTCTCGCATTTACAGCCTGATTCCCGAAGCTCGTAATCGTCTTGGTGCGGTGTACGTGGTGACCTACTTCCTAGGCGGCTCGGTCGGATCGGCCATCGGAGTTTGGGCATGGACTCGTTGGGGCTGGACCGGTGTCTGCTTTAGTGCCTCGACGTTTCTTTTCATTGCACTTGCCAGTTTCGCGGCACAGCGAATTAAACATCGCTCGCAGCAGATCTCGAGTGATTCTGATCCTCAGCCTGCCTCCTGTAGTCACCGAGGATAA
- a CDS encoding glycosyltransferase family 2 protein: MIADPVISVVIPLPDDRGHLLDCLTGFTQQEIDVPFEVIVATAEEDSYSLGELPHQFPTVRWVHQSGLNVNALYNLAASAAYGTYLYVTESHCVPRRDCLRQIYEVVQRENIPAACSASDGINQNRIAEGEQRIFEEDFLSWIGDMKCKIAIRGTLILRSIWNDIGGFQSEFGHFSEMMIGAKLEAMGIRFGYAEKSIVSHVNQVCFQELGAELIEYGADECRANHLGPADHQVAYSSEWLQRESLICDRSRLERKRQREVLRQRMRAWAFQWLPMSGKRRYQLFVQFWQGSIRLGRLRYLASMKAEDINYDQHTEKNEPLRRAA; encoded by the coding sequence ATGATTGCCGACCCAGTGATTTCTGTGGTGATTCCGCTTCCCGACGATCGGGGGCATTTGCTCGATTGCTTAACGGGGTTCACACAACAAGAGATTGATGTGCCGTTTGAGGTGATTGTTGCCACGGCCGAAGAAGACTCTTACAGCTTGGGAGAGTTGCCACATCAATTTCCAACGGTTCGTTGGGTTCACCAGTCTGGGCTGAATGTGAACGCGCTGTACAACCTGGCCGCGTCGGCCGCGTACGGCACTTATTTGTATGTCACCGAATCGCACTGCGTTCCGCGGCGTGATTGTCTACGCCAGATTTATGAAGTCGTCCAGCGCGAAAATATTCCGGCCGCATGTAGTGCGAGCGACGGGATCAATCAGAATCGGATCGCCGAGGGAGAGCAGCGTATCTTTGAAGAGGACTTCCTGAGTTGGATTGGCGATATGAAGTGCAAGATCGCCATTCGCGGCACGCTAATCTTACGATCGATATGGAACGACATTGGTGGGTTTCAGTCGGAATTCGGGCACTTCTCTGAGATGATGATCGGTGCAAAGCTGGAAGCGATGGGAATTCGTTTTGGCTATGCCGAGAAGTCGATCGTTTCGCACGTAAACCAGGTCTGTTTTCAGGAACTTGGTGCCGAGCTAATAGAGTATGGTGCAGACGAATGCCGTGCGAATCACCTGGGACCGGCCGACCACCAGGTTGCGTACAGCAGCGAATGGCTCCAGCGAGAATCGTTGATTTGCGATCGATCGCGTTTAGAACGGAAACGCCAACGGGAGGTTCTCCGTCAACGCATGCGAGCATGGGCGTTTCAGTGGTTGCCAATGTCTGGCAAACGGAGGTATCAACTCTTCGTCCAATTTTGGCAAGGCAGCATTCGCCTTGGTAGACTGCGATACTTGGCGTCAATGAAAGCTGAGGACATAAATTACGATCAGCATACCGAGAAAAACGAACCACTTCGCCGAGCTGCCTAG
- a CDS encoding fused MFS/spermidine synthase has product MLQISGACALTFQVIWIREFRSIFGATTSASAAVLAIFMGGLGVGNLIFGSRIDRSRRPLRFYAFLELGIAASAALSPFLIEWVRSFYFYLGGQQTLGLHWATLLRLLASATVLSLPTILMGGTMPAVAKAVSDDTDEHRQAMALLYGINTLGAVSGAWISNFVLLELLGNQGLLWQTCLVNGLLGCVAWYYASRLQSSEAVAQSPSKTSAIPAEERQNNDSIWIVCVASAAVGCVFFLMEIVWYRMLGPLLGGTTYTFGLILCTALLGIGLGGAIYSFVGKWIKPTLSWLALTCSCEALLLAIPFWWGDDIALWALRLQEASITSFQQQIWHWMQIASFVILPTAVVAGFQFPLIVAIAGKGNHDIGKHVGWTFASNTVGAITGSLIGGFFLLPMLSAPGLWQACVVILAILSVGLFCFDAGRQTLSSISISAISLVAILAIATGGPSAVWRHSGIGAGRAHLADNLPNSIRDFTQGARRKVVWESEGLESSIAITANDGLSFIVDGKNDGNAYSDAGTQIGLGILGPILHPNSESGLVIGLGTGESAGWFAAQRPVKHVDVVELEPSVVKMAELCASVSQDALDNPKLHLHFNDAREFLFTTQRKYDVIISEPSNPYRAGIANLYTKEFYQSVDNCLTDNGRFLQWLQGYEIDSRTVEVVIVTLRSVFPDVQVWQTKSRDMVFVCGRVPTSSDNYLAAIESKIREPMMREALRLGWRVNDSAGFLARYVCGSQTLDSIVADSHFRPNTDDRNLLEYAFAKSVGKTTPFSITDLQAKAISLNDDLPLSVSQEERDKIIRRRMSMHAYLGGIVPVDNSLSKNEQQRAHALNAYLQKNFVHANALFDSAGVDELCPVEAVLYAHTCAESKKPIDPQILETVKQHSLTEFHAIQAIAKNRNKQYAEAAQHINEMLSELQTDPWALSQILRASFVPMVEIAERDRNAGAQFFEGLSSPFAMHRMADERLLVRYLIAENLTEKTALEAMQALEPHVPWRESLLLARARIYEKTNHPLREQARKDLLEFTSQK; this is encoded by the coding sequence ATGCTTCAAATCTCTGGCGCCTGTGCACTAACGTTTCAGGTAATCTGGATCCGCGAGTTCCGCTCGATTTTTGGAGCGACAACCAGCGCGTCAGCGGCAGTTCTCGCGATCTTTATGGGTGGCCTGGGCGTTGGCAATTTAATCTTTGGCTCTCGAATTGATCGCTCGCGAAGGCCACTTCGCTTTTACGCATTTTTGGAACTAGGCATCGCAGCATCCGCAGCCCTTAGCCCATTTCTGATTGAATGGGTACGAAGCTTCTATTTTTACCTGGGAGGCCAGCAGACACTCGGCCTTCATTGGGCCACCCTACTGCGACTGTTAGCATCCGCGACCGTTCTTTCACTGCCCACTATATTGATGGGCGGTACTATGCCAGCGGTAGCCAAAGCGGTCTCGGACGACACAGACGAACACCGCCAGGCGATGGCGCTGCTATACGGGATAAATACACTTGGAGCCGTTTCAGGAGCGTGGATAAGCAATTTTGTCCTGCTCGAACTATTAGGTAACCAAGGACTGCTTTGGCAAACCTGCCTAGTTAACGGCCTTCTTGGATGCGTGGCATGGTACTACGCGAGTCGTCTTCAAAGTTCAGAAGCGGTTGCCCAAAGCCCATCGAAAACATCTGCAATCCCTGCCGAGGAACGACAAAACAACGATTCAATTTGGATTGTCTGTGTGGCATCTGCGGCGGTCGGATGCGTTTTCTTTTTGATGGAAATCGTCTGGTACCGCATGCTTGGTCCACTGCTTGGCGGCACGACGTATACGTTTGGTCTAATTCTCTGCACGGCTCTACTAGGAATTGGATTGGGCGGGGCGATCTACAGTTTTGTCGGCAAATGGATTAAGCCGACCCTTTCCTGGCTCGCACTGACTTGTTCGTGTGAGGCTTTATTGTTGGCGATTCCATTTTGGTGGGGCGACGATATCGCCCTGTGGGCGCTTCGCCTGCAGGAAGCGTCGATTACTTCATTCCAGCAACAGATTTGGCATTGGATGCAAATAGCGTCGTTTGTGATTCTTCCGACGGCGGTCGTTGCTGGATTTCAGTTTCCATTAATCGTTGCAATTGCAGGCAAGGGAAATCACGACATTGGGAAACATGTTGGCTGGACGTTTGCCTCCAATACCGTAGGAGCAATCACCGGTTCGTTAATCGGAGGTTTCTTTCTACTCCCCATGCTTAGCGCTCCTGGGCTTTGGCAGGCTTGTGTTGTCATCCTTGCCATTCTTTCTGTCGGTCTCTTCTGTTTCGACGCTGGTCGGCAAACACTTTCCAGTATCTCAATTTCGGCGATCTCGCTTGTCGCTATCCTCGCTATCGCGACAGGAGGTCCCTCGGCTGTTTGGCGGCATTCGGGAATTGGTGCCGGTCGAGCACATCTTGCGGACAACCTCCCCAATTCAATTCGAGATTTCACCCAGGGAGCACGCCGCAAGGTTGTCTGGGAATCGGAGGGGTTAGAGTCGAGCATTGCGATCACTGCCAACGATGGTCTTTCATTCATCGTTGATGGTAAGAACGATGGAAATGCTTACTCAGACGCGGGGACGCAGATTGGGCTTGGAATCTTAGGACCGATCCTTCACCCGAATAGTGAGTCGGGTCTCGTCATTGGGCTTGGTACTGGAGAATCGGCGGGGTGGTTCGCTGCCCAACGCCCGGTTAAGCACGTTGATGTTGTCGAACTAGAACCATCGGTCGTCAAGATGGCCGAACTATGTGCGTCGGTAAGCCAAGACGCGCTAGACAACCCTAAACTTCATTTGCACTTTAACGATGCCCGAGAATTTCTCTTTACGACCCAGCGAAAATACGACGTCATCATTTCCGAGCCTTCGAACCCTTATCGGGCCGGAATCGCGAATCTGTATACCAAGGAGTTCTATCAGTCCGTTGACAATTGCCTGACTGACAATGGACGTTTCTTGCAATGGCTACAAGGCTATGAAATCGACTCTCGAACAGTAGAAGTCGTGATCGTTACTTTGCGATCAGTATTCCCCGACGTTCAAGTGTGGCAAACGAAGTCGCGCGATATGGTGTTCGTTTGTGGTCGCGTGCCGACATCTTCAGATAACTATCTTGCTGCGATTGAGAGCAAGATCCGTGAACCAATGATGCGCGAGGCCCTGCGTCTTGGGTGGCGAGTGAATGATTCGGCTGGATTTCTCGCCCGCTACGTTTGCGGTTCTCAAACGCTTGACTCGATCGTCGCCGATTCGCACTTTCGACCTAACACAGACGATCGAAACCTTCTCGAATACGCGTTCGCAAAAAGCGTCGGCAAGACGACACCATTTTCTATCACGGACCTGCAAGCGAAAGCAATTTCCTTAAACGACGACTTACCATTATCAGTTTCGCAGGAAGAAAGAGATAAAATCATTCGCCGAAGAATGTCGATGCATGCCTACCTGGGCGGTATTGTGCCGGTCGATAATTCGCTCTCAAAGAACGAGCAACAACGGGCTCACGCGCTGAATGCTTATCTCCAAAAAAATTTCGTCCACGCGAATGCTCTTTTCGATTCTGCAGGTGTCGACGAGTTATGCCCCGTCGAGGCGGTCCTTTACGCCCATACTTGTGCGGAGTCGAAAAAACCAATCGATCCACAAATACTTGAAACGGTAAAGCAGCATAGTCTCACCGAATTTCACGCGATCCAAGCAATAGCTAAAAATCGCAACAAGCAATACGCCGAAGCGGCGCAGCATATCAATGAGATGTTAAGCGAACTACAAACCGATCCATGGGCTCTTTCGCAGATCTTAAGGGCATCGTTCGTTCCAATGGTTGAAATCGCAGAGCGTGATCGGAATGCAGGTGCACAATTCTTCGAGGGTCTTAGCTCTCCCTTCGCCATGCACCGGATGGCAGACGAACGTTTACTAGTTCGGTATTTGATCGCGGAAAACCTGACCGAAAAGACAGCCTTAGAAGCGATGCAAGCTTTGGAGCCTCACGTTCCTTGGCGAGAGTCTCTACTATTGGCGCGTGCAAGAATTTACGAAAAGACCAACCACCCGCTTCGCGAGCAGGCTAGAAAAGATCTCCTCGAGTTCACCTCACAAAAGTAG